The Bacteroidales bacterium DNA segment ACTCAGCCAGTTTTGTATGATTTTCTCACCCAGGGGGGTGAGCACTGACTCCGGATGAAACTGAACACCGCGTACGTCATATTCATGGTGGGAGAGAGCCATGATTTCGTTCTGATCGTCGATAGCTGTAATTTCGAGGCACTCCGGCAGGTTTTCCCGGCTAACAATCCATGAATGGTAACGTCCTGCCTGAAAAAGTTCCGGGAGATCCTTAAAGAGCGGGTCTTCCCTTTTTACCACGTGGATGCTGGTTGCCACACCATGGAATACTCTGGAAAGGTTCTGGAGTCTGCTGCCGAATACTTCGGCTATGGCTTGTAAACCAAGGCAGACGCCAAGGATGCTTTTTGTCGGTGCGTATTCTTTTATGAGAAGCTTCATGATACCTGCCTCATCGGGGATGCCCGGACCGGGAGAGAGAAGAATCTTGTCGTATGCATCAACTTTTTCCAGCGATATTGCGTCGTTGCGATATACGTCAACCTTCTGCCCGGTAATTTTCTGGACAGCATGCACCAGATTGTAGGTAAAGGAGTCGTAATTGTCAAGAATCATTATACGTTTCATGTCCAAAACTTTTTTGTTCATAATCCGATCTCGCCTGCCATAAGCACAGCACTTTTAAGCGCTGCCAGTTTGTTGTTTACTTCCTGAAGTTCTTTTTGTTCTACCGAGGCAGCCACGATTCCGGCCCCTGCCTGATAAAAAAGCCTGTTGGCTTTACTCAGGAAGGAACGGATCATGATGGCATGGGTTACATCGCCGTTAAAACCGAAATATCCTATACAACCGCCGTAGTATCCCCTGTTTTTCTGTTCGTATTTCCGGATCAGTTCCATGGCTTTATATTTTGGTGCTCCTGAAAGGGTGCCGGCAGGAAAGGAGTCGGTAAGTACTTTTACCCGGTTGGTCTCGGGTAGTATTTTACCGGAGACTTTTGAAACCATATGAATGACGTGGGAATAAAACTGAATTTCGCGATAGGTTTCAACTTTAACGTCGGTGGCATTGCGGCTCAGATCATTGCGGGCCAGATCCACCAGCATAATGTGTTCGGCATTTTCTTTTGGGTCGTTGCTAAGCCGGCGGGCCAGTTCTTTGTCGGCTTCATCGTCGCCGGTGCGCCTGAATGTTCCGGCAATGGGATGGATATAGGCTGTGTTGTTTCTTATTTCAAGCTGCGCCTCGGGTGAAGATCCGAAAATACGGTAATTGCCGAAATCGAAATAGTACAGGTAAGGAGAAGGATTAATGGAACGAAGTGCCCGATAAACATTGAAATCGTCACCAAAATACGATTGGGAAAATTGC contains these protein-coding regions:
- a CDS encoding aminodeoxychorismate/anthranilate synthase component II, whose translation is MKRIMILDNYDSFTYNLVHAVQKITGQKVDVYRNDAISLEKVDAYDKILLSPGPGIPDEAGIMKLLIKEYAPTKSILGVCLGLQAIAEVFGSRLQNLSRVFHGVATSIHVVKREDPLFKDLPELFQAGRYHSWIVSRENLPECLEITAIDDQNEIMALSHHEYDVRGVQFHPESVLTPLGEKIIQNWLS
- a CDS encoding anthranilate synthase component I family protein translates to MRVKRFYFNVVQKKILADTITPVGLYLKLRDIYPGAVLLESSDFHGSKGSYSFICLKPLSTFEAKNGKVQIGYPDGSSETLPISGGQLPELLESFRLLFQPNTHETPANGLFGYLAYDAVRYAETISFPDTGDAPDAIPEVSYSFYKYIIAINHFQNALYLIENLFDGEESQLPVLESLLQSRNFATYPFRPDKKETSNLTDSQYMELVTKGKEHCFRGDVFQIVLSRQFSQSYFGDDFNVYRALRSINPSPYLYYFDFGNYRIFGSSPEAQLEIRNNTAYIHPIAGTFRRTGDDEADKELARRLSNDPKENAEHIMLVDLARNDLSRNATDVKVETYREIQFYSHVIHMVSKVSGKILPETNRVKVLTDSFPAGTLSGAPKYKAMELIRKYEQKNRGYYGGCIGYFGFNGDVTHAIMIRSFLSKANRLFYQAGAGIVAASVEQKELQEVNNKLAALKSAVLMAGEIGL